The following nucleotide sequence is from Longimicrobium sp..
CCGCGCTCCACCGCCCAGATCTGCGTGAACTCGGCGCCGAAAAGGATGATCATCGACGAGTAGTAGATCCACACCAGCACCAGCGCCAGCGACCCCGCCGCGCCGAACGCCTCGCCCGGGTTGCTGCGGCCCAGGTAGTAGCCCAGCGCGAACTTGCCGATGACGAAGAGCAGGCCGGTGAACACGGCGCCCACGAGCGCGTCCTTCCACGCGATCCGCGCGTCGGGAAGCACCTTGAAGATGGCGGCGAACAGGCCGGTGATCACCACCAGCGAAAAGATGAAGTTGAAGATGTGGAGCACCACCTCGTTCGCGCCCGGGATGATCTGCCCGATGAACCCGCCCAGCGCAGAGATCGCGGCGCTGAGGGCGAGCGACACGAGGAGCAGGAAGGCGATGCCGAGGACCATCCCGAGCGAAAGCACCCGCTTGAAGATCATGTTCTTGATGCCGCCCGCGGCGGGATCGGGCTCCACCTCCCAGGCCCGGTTCAGCGCGCTCTGCAGCTGAAGGAAGGCACCCGTTGCGCCGAACGTCACCGCCGCGATGCCCAGGAAGGCCTTCAGCCCGCGCCCGCCTGGCTTTTCCGACTGCTGGATGATGGTGCCCACTTCTTCGGCGCCGGCGGAGCCCATCAGACTCCCCATCTGCGTGGCGAGCGCCTCCTGCACCTGTGCCGGCTCGAACACCATCCCCGCGATCAGCAGGATCAGGATCAGCAGCGGCGGCAGGGAGAACACCGTGTAATACGAAAGCGCCGCCGCCATTCGCGGGCATTCGTCGTCGGAGAAGTCCTTGAACGCCCGCTTCAGCAGGCCGAAGGTGCCTTTGACGTCCATCGTCCGGGATTCCTGGGTTGTAGCAGGTTCGTAGAATGCCGGACGCGGTTTGCAAAGGTGGTTCCAGCGGGAGGGCAGGGTCCCTCTCCCCCGCAAACAGCGCCGCAAACAGCGCGGGAGAGGGGAGCACTTGGGTGGGGGTTCGATCGGCTGGATCGCATGCCGCGGGAGGCCCCTCCCCCCGGCCCCCGTCCCCCGCTGCGCAGGGGAGGGGGAGACCTGAAACGCGTCTCGGCTGGCTTGGCGCACATGACTGCGCGTACAGTCCGCGAAGGCGGACTTTGGGCCGTTGTTGCCGCGACTTCAGTCGCCCCGGCAGGGCCGAGGCCTCCACTCATGCGAGGGCTAGTCCGGGGCTACGCTGAACCGGTAGACCGTGCGCGAACTGTAGCGCTCGCCCGGGCGGAGGATGGTGCTGGGGAAGGCGGGCTGGTTGGGCGCGTCGGGAAAGTGCTGCGGCTCCAGGCAGAACCCGCAGCGGTGGCGGTACGGCACACCGCCTTTGCCCACCGCTTCGCCGTTCAGGAAGTTCCCCGAGTAGAACTGCAGCCCGGGCTCCGTGGTGAACAGCTCCAGCACGCGGCCGGT
It contains:
- a CDS encoding YihY/virulence factor BrkB family protein, whose product is MDVKGTFGLLKRAFKDFSDDECPRMAAALSYYTVFSLPPLLILILLIAGMVFEPAQVQEALATQMGSLMGSAGAEEVGTIIQQSEKPGGRGLKAFLGIAAVTFGATGAFLQLQSALNRAWEVEPDPAAGGIKNMIFKRVLSLGMVLGIAFLLLVSLALSAAISALGGFIGQIIPGANEVVLHIFNFIFSLVVITGLFAAIFKVLPDARIAWKDALVGAVFTGLLFVIGKFALGYYLGRSNPGEAFGAAGSLALVLVWIYYSSMIILFGAEFTQIWAVERGSGIEPEPGARRMNDEIGGPEAQGKKGRPTGKSAKRAAALKNDPNNVTVQEPDSRVEQRLPE